The DNA sequence TAGTGTTTAAACTCATTGAATAAATCTCAAGAGTCAACCATTAGAAAATCAATGGAGGAGAATGATCAAAAGCAAGAAAAATAATAGTGGCAAGATGTACCCAAATCTGATTTTTCATGATTCGGATTTGAGATATTTATCAAACACTTGATAATGGCATTTAACAGATTAAAATATCAATCAAATGTCCAGATAGAGTGATATAGAGTTGATTTTCATATAAATATACGAAAATTGGAAGACATTAATATTTAAAATTTCGAAGAAAATTTCAAAATATGTAAAAGTGGATTTGCCGGTTAAATTGACCAGTCCGCGCCGTTTTATATTGACCACCTTTCGCCGGAGTAAATTGACCACCTATTTTCAATATTGAGAACGATCATTTCCTTGTTTTGATTAGAGTTATACAAAATTAGATTTATTTATTCTGATTCAACAGTTTCTACGATTTTGTTTCGTTGTCTTCTTCGTATTGATTCTCCTACAAGTTCCATTCGATGAGCATCATGAACAATGCGGTCAAGTATTGCATCCGCTATTGTTTGTTCTCCGATAACCTCATACCATTGTGCCACTGGCAACTGAGAGGTTATAATGGTTGAACGGTTTCCGTGACGATCTTCCACGATTTCCATAAGTACCGACCTGTTTGATGCATCAAGCGGCTGCAAGCCAAAATCGTCCAGAATCAAAAGATCCTGTCTTTCTATCTTTGCAACTTCTCTGATGTACGAACCATCTGCTTTGGCCATTTTTAATCTTGTAAACAGCTTTGTAGTGTTGGCATAAAGTACTTTGAACCCAAGGGTACAGGCTTGATTTCCGATAGCAGAAGCAATGAAGCTCTTGCCTATTCCGGTACTCCCGGTGATCAGAAGATTCTCTTTTCTTCCGATAAAAGTACACTCAGCCATACGCATGAACTGATTTTTGTCCAGGTTGCGATCTATATCAAAGTGCAACTGCTCAATGTTGGCTTTATAACGGAACTTTGCATTGCGCATTTGCCTCTCTATGCGGCGATTGTTACGATCATCCCATTCGGCATCAATAAGCATCGATACCATTTCATCGCCTGTCATTTGAATCATGCTGCCATTCTCGATGCTTGTTCTAAAGGCACGAACCATACCGAAGAACTTCATCTGTCTCATTTTTTGAAGCGTTTGCTCATTCATTTTATTCGATTTAAGGTTAAACAATACCCGGAGGGGTAGCCGTTACAGCTTTCCTCCGGGGAGATATTACCGGTAATAGTTTTTACCACGTATGTTCAGGTGAGGGGGCATTGACTGATCAACATGCTGCTGATCATCAACGTTTCGGTCAAGTCCTTTTTCAAGGATTACCCGGATGGTCTGATAGCTGTAATCGCCATATTGAAGTGCACGCAGACAAGCATTGTTAAGCCGCTCTTTTCCGGCACGTACCGAAAAACTTAAAACTCCCTGGCAGGATCGATAGGTCTGCTCCGGATGCTGCCGGGCATTTAGCAACTGGATAATATATTCTTTTGTTTGAGGGCCTACCTCTGCGGCTCGTTCGATAAATTTATCGGGGTTCCAGTCGCTCATGAAGCGGTGCTGCGAGGCCAGATGATCTGTTATTGTTGTGTGTCCAAAAAGGTGCCTGTTCCTTTTGTGCACTGCAATTCGCTCGTAGCGGTGATAAATTTCAACCTCAGATTGGCTGTAAAGCAAGGTTACCTTCTTGCCGATAAAATGGTAAGGAACACTGTAATAATGCTTATCCTCGGCAAGGCAGACGTAATTGTTCTTCATCACAGAAGCGATATAGCGTCGCTTCAACTCATATCTCTTTTCAGGTAAAGGGTGCAAAAAGTGTCGTTCAGTATCTTCGAATAACTGTCGCCTGCTGAATGGCCTTCCTGTAAGCGGCCTGTTATTATGAGCTTCCAGTGCCTCCCTGATCGCGCTATTTAGCAGTTCAATGCAAGAATATACATTACCCTTTAAAATGCTGTAAATCGAACGGTAAATGATTTTGACGGCACCTTCTACCAACGCTTTGTGTTTGGGTTTATACGGAGCTGCCGGTAAAGCCGCCATCGAATAATAGCTTACGAAGTCACGAAAAGCCTCATTAAGTGTTGGCTCATAACGATTACTCTTGATTACCGCCGATTTTAAGTTATCCGTAACGATGGCATTAGGAACACCTCCGAAGTAATGTAATGCATTTTCGCAGGAGTTGATGAAGTCTTCCTTCTGTTGGGTATAACTGGCCTCTACGTAGGTCAACTGGCTTGCACCCAGTATGGCGACAAAAACCTCTACCTCTGTGATGTCTAATGTTTCCGGATCTAAAACCTTGAGTTTTTCGCCTGCATAATCAACATACATCTTCTCCCCGGCCTTATGCTCAATGTGCATAACCGGATTACGAACCTTCTTCCAGAGAAGATAATAATGCTTGAACTGTGAAAACCGATAGCCTGCAGGATGCTGTTCAAAATATTGCTCCCAAAGCTTCTCCTTGGTGTTTCCCCGGATCTTCAATGCTTTTTCCATGGTGGGGAAAAATGCTTCCAGAGATTGATAACGCAGATCATTCTCAATATGATTGCGTGGAACCATATCCAGAAACATCTGCTCAAGTTCAGTGTCACTCATCAGTTGAATCTCCTGGGGCGATTTGCCCGAAGCCAGGAACAACCTGATATACTTCTTAACACTATTGCGGGGAAGACCTGTCCGTTCCCCGATGGACTGTTTACTTACACCCTCGGTGTAAAGCCTGATAATGCTTCTTACCTTGCTCATAATGATTAGTTTATTTGACATTTTGATTATATTGAACAAAGCCAACTTAATCATAAATGCCCGCTAATCAACAAGGATAAATCGTTCTTAGAGGGTGGTCAATTTGCTCCGGCGCAACCCAACCATTTTGACCGGCGGAAGGTGGTCAATTTGTTCCGGCGAACACTGGATATTTTATCCGGCGTGTCCACTTTACTGGGACTATTACTTTCTTGAAGCTTTTAAAATCGTTGTTCATTGTCATCTTGTATTAAAATCGTTCTTAATTCATTTATGTTACTGATTTTAAATACAAGGAATCTGAATACTTTCGATTGGGTATTTCCGGGTAGTAATTCGCATAACCGGAGCCAATCTTCTTTTTCTACTGGGGTCAAACGGATATCAACTCTCTCTGACTTTCGTTTCATGGTTTCATTTTTATAATTCTGAACATTGGAGTAGCTGTAGCGCTAATCTATTTTATCGAAAAGATTATAGTAAATTAGAATCATTTTGTGTGGCATTGTATTGTAAATTGTACACCAAATAAGCATAGGTTTCCTTTGTTTACGCCTGAAGGTATTGTAAGTGGAATTTTGCTTCATCCGAACACAAAGTATTTTTCCCTCGCCGAAACTTTCAAGGGTAATACGAGCCGGATGGATTAATTATTTCTGGTATCCGGCCCTTGCAAATTTCTTCGCTGGAGAAAGCCGGGTTGTTTATCGGATGGAAGCCAGAGATTTATTCAGCGATTAAAGTGGTGCAGTAGCGAAACCGCAAAATGAGGTTTTGGGCTTAAAGGTACTTGTAAAGGTAGATGCATGACTAACGATGTCTTGGTCGTTAAATTCAAATACCTCAAATTGGGGAGTTAGTCTAAGATTAGTCCACGTGTTTCTAAATGCCGACATTCAAACAGACTATTACCGATTCATACCTTTAAGGTAGTTGGTCCTATGTTGTATTGTCGATTGAGACTTTTCCACCAACCTAAAAGCAAAGTGAAATACTGAATCGGTTTAGGGCGTGCGCACGTTCGATTTTGCTTGTAATCTTCTTACTTCTGCTATGTAGGGTATTAGAAGGCACATATTACTGTCCGGGGGCTACTCTTTCTCTTTCGATTTTATAGGATATCGAAAACCTATAAAACCGTTTGGCCGTATCGCTTTGTAGTTAGGTGCTGATCTATTCTCACATAATACGAATTCTATAACAGGGAACACCAGGACTGTCCTAGAATTCGGTATTATATGGAATATCTCTTAGCTTGCTATTATTATCTGCTCGATGGAGGTAACATCTGTTATTCTCATCATTTCTCTGGTTGCAAAAATCTGCACAAAGAATGTCGTTGACGTTCATTTTTATATTCTGAACCTTATTCTCCAATCGTAAATACGGTTGCTGAAGTACTATCTAATGCTAAGAAACGCTAGGTGAAAATATGAAATGTTGGTACTTTTGTTGGTAAGCCTAAATAAAAAAGCAGCCACAACTTAATGTAACTGCTTGATTTTGAAGTGGGCCCAACTGGGCTTGAACCAGTGACTCCCTGATTATGAGTATTAAGACTACCGGTTTCTTTCATTTTCTTTTTATTTTATTTGCTGTTTAAATAGCTGGTATTTAGTTATATAACAGATTTTAATATTTTTTAAAATAGTATCTATTTTGAAATAATCGCTATATTTGTGTGCAAATTGTGTGCAAATATCCGTTTTGCACACATGAAATAAGCATTTAAATATAGCGATAATGTTCAATTATGCAAACAGTGGAGTTACCGTATCTTCTATTTTAGATAACAGGAGGGCAACCAATGACAATTTATATCCTATCAAAATCCGTGTTACATTCCAGCGTATCCGTAAATATTATTCAACTGGGAAATATCTTAAATCAGAAGCATGGGAAAAGCTGCCGGAAACTAAGAGTAAGAAGATGCTTTCTATAAGATTTGATATTCAAAATACGTTTGATATAGTGAAAGATACCGTGCAAGGGTTGTTATATGAAGGTGGCTTTTCCTTTGAAGCATTAAATAGCCGCCTGAATAAGTCCCCTTCGGATACATTAAATGCCGGATTCAAAATAAAAATTCAGGCTTTATTGGATAATGAACAGGTTGGAACCCATCTTTTCTATCAGGATGCACTTAAAAGCGTGGAATCTTATGGAGGAGAGAATATTTCTTATACGGTAGTCACAGTAGATTGGCTAAAATGCTACGAAAAGTATATGTTAAAATTAGGAAGGGCATATACAACCATAGGGATGTACTGTCGTGCCATTCGTTCTATTATCAATGAAGCAAAAAGGGCAGGAATAATAAAAGAAAATCAATATCCATTTGGAAATGGGAAGTATGAAATACCAACAGGTACAGGTCGTAAATTGGCTCTTACATTACAACAAATAAAATCGGTTGCAAGTCATTCTGACGGAACTGAAACAACAGAAAAATATCGTGATATGTGGTTTTTCTCCTACCTGTGTAATGGTATCAATTTTGCGGATATGCTTACTCTGAAATATTCCAATATACGGAACGGTGAGATTTGTTTTTTACGTGCCAAAACAACCCGAACATCCAAGGTGAAAAAAGAAGTATGCGCGATATTGACACCTGAAATGAACGCAATTATCAAGAAATGGGGCAATAAATCCCAAAAACCGGATGAATATATTTTCAAGTATCTGACAGGCAAGGAAACACCTTTTAAGGAAAAAGATGTAATAAAATCTGTGACCAAGCTTTGTAATAAGAGATTAAAAAAGATCGGAACAACTTTAGGAATTGAATCGTTAAGCACTTACACCGCGAGACATTCCTACGCCACGGTTCTGAAACGGTCAGGAGCGAATATTGCTTACATTTCGGAAAGCTTAGGTCATAATGATTTGAAAACGACTGAAAATTATTTAGCATCTTTTGAGAGGGATGAGCGAGTAAAGAATGCAAGCTTATTAACCAACTTTGGAGAATAAGCAATATGTTTGTTTTATAAATAAAATTGCATGGCAATACACATTAATGTCGAGAAATTGATTTCAGGAAAAATCGTTGAAGGGGAGCGGATTGAGTACAAAAAAGGTTGGAATCCGGCAGCGATTTACCGGACGATTTGTGCATTTGCCAATGATTTTGAAAATATTGGCGGAGGTTATATCATTGTTGGAGCCGAAGAAGAAAAAGGAAGGGCAAAACGCCCGGTTACCGGTATTGCGACAAATGAATTGGATTCTATTCAAAAGAAGATGGTTGAATTCAATAAAATGATAAATCCTCACTATGATCCTAAAATCAGTATTGAAACAATTGATAATGCCTCAATTCTAGTAATATGGGTTCCTGGAGGAAATCAACGGCCATACGAAGTTCCTGAAGATGTTACGATTAAGAAGGACAAGAAATACCGTTACTATATTCGAAGGTATGCAAGTACTGTTCAGGCAGATAAGGACGAACGGGATGAATTGATAAGTCTCACCCGACAAACTCCATTCGATGACAGGATTAACACTCAGGCAAGTGTTGAAGATATTTCTCCATTATTAGTCAGGGAATATCTGCAGAATGTGAAAAGTTCACTGATCGAGCAAATCGAAACAACTCCCATTAATGATATTTACAGAGCAATGGATTTAGTGAGTGGTCCCGACGAATTGCTTTATCCGAAAAATATTGCCTTGATGATGTTTAATTATCGGCCGGAAAAATTCTTTCCTTATTCCCGAATTGAGATTGTTGAATTTCCTAATGGATTGGGAGATCCTGTATTTTATGAAAAGCCTACAATAACAGGTCCGGTTTATTTGCAGATACAGAAGGCGCTTGCCCAGTTAGAAAGTATCGTGTTAAAAGAGCGAATATATAAATTGCCTGATAGAGCAGAGGCGGAACGTATATGGAATTATCCTTTCCGGGCTTTGGAAGAAAGTGTTGTGAACGCCTTATATCACAGAAATTGGGAAGTTAGAGAGCCAGTTGAAATACGGATTTTACCGGATTGCATTGAGATTGTTAACCAGGGAGGTCCTGACCGAAGTGTCAAAATGGAAGAGCTACAAAAAGGAATTATTCATAACCGGAGATATCGAAACCGGAGAATTGGCGATTTTCTAAAAGAATTAGACATGACTGAAGGAAGGGGAACGGGCATTCCAATTATCCGCAAGGAAATGGAAAAGAACGGCTCGCCTGAACCTCGCTTTGAAACAGACGAAAATCACAGTTATTTTATAACAACACTTCCAATACATCCTGCCTTCCTTTTGGAAGAAGAAATGAGTGAAGGGGTACACAAAGGGGTTAAACTTTCTGATGGACAGCATGATGCTATTTTTAATCTTATTCATGAGGGTGTAAATGAGGGTGTAAATGAGGGTGTAAATGAGAATGTGTATGATATCATAAACATTCTCAAAAATGTAGCAGGATTAAACGCAGTGGAGATAGCATCCCGAACAAAAAGAGGACTCTCTACTGTTGAGCGATACCTTCGTTTGTTACGGAAAAAAGAAATCGTTGAATTCAAGGGAGTACCTAAAACAGGGGGTTATTATCTGACCAAGAAAGCGAAAGATAAACTGAAATAGCTATGCCCCGACGCAAGCAATACAAAATATCAGCCAGGCAGACTGCAATTTATGATGTTATTGTGGCCGAACTTCAGCAAAATCCCGAATTGGCTGATTACGATATGGGAACCATTGAAATATCCATAAAGAAGAAAATTACTCCCCGGATTCAAAACATTGATTTGGCGATAGCCAACCTGAAAAGATACATCGCAATTAATAGGGAACATATCCAGACCATTAACGGCGAAATGATTGTATCCAAAAAGGAGATAGCCAGGATGCTGAAAATCTCGCGGCCAACCCTTGATAAGTGGATTAGGGAAGAATTTGTAACTCCCGTTCAATCAAGTGTTCTGAAGGGTGCAATAATCTTTCCTCCCGACCAGATTCTGAAGCAGCTTCAAAATAAAAAGAGTAAAAAATAAAATAAATTTTTCAGCTTTACATCTGTTACGATTGGCATAATTTTGCATTTGCAAGTAAATAAAAAAGTGCTTTTAAAAACTTTACATGGTGAGGTTTGATCTTATTTGGCATCATTTGTCTTGTTCATGTAAAGCTATTTATCTATTTGATTATCAATTATATTCATTTTTATTTTACACTTAAATTCAATCAGTACTATGTGTAATTTTAAATTTGAGTATCATGTCAAACATTATTCTAACCACGCCCGACGAACTGCGGGCAATCGTAAGCGAAGCGATCTCCGGTGCTTTTCCCAAACCGGTATCCAATCCATCACAGATCGACACCATCACACTGAACGACACATTGGAGTTGTTGAAAGAACATGGTTATCCAACGTCCAAGGCCAAGCTTTATAAGCTGACCTCAACCGGTAATATTCCCTGTAAAACGTACGGAAATAAACTGGTCTTTTCCCGAAAAGAAATACTGTTGTGGGCCGATAATCAGACTAAACCCAAACACGATTCAGGTAGAATAACCATGACTTTAGCACGGAGTGCCAGACGTAAAAGGCTAAAGCTATGAAAGGAAAAATAAATGATTGCGGAAAATATATCCGCATTGGGACGACTTTGTACAAAACGGTACAACGTCCACTCATCAGCGGCGATTACATCGAGGAGAAAATCCCCTGGAGTTACGAAACACTACGGCAGGACTATGGCAAAAACAATCTTCCGGAGATCGAAAAGTACGATGGGTTTTGTATTATTCCCGACCATGTTAACTATAAACAAGTGCATGGGACATACCTTAATCAATATGAACCTATATCTCATTTACCCAGCTCTGGGGACTTTCCCAACATTCGCAGTTTCCTGAATCATATTTTCGGAGAACAGATCGAGTTGGGTATGGATTACCTGCAGATCCTTTATACCCGGCCAACGCAAATGTTGCCGATTCTGTTACTGGTTTCCAATGAACGTAATACGGGAAAAACAACATTCCTGCGGTTTTTAAAAATGATTTTTGGCAAAAATGCAACGTTCAACACGAATGAAGATTTTCGAAGCCAGTTTAATGCAGACTGGGCCAACCGCCTGTTGGTTTTGGTTGATGAATTGCTTTTGAATAAAATGGAAGATACAGAGAAAATCAAGAATCTTTCAACGGCAGGCGACTATAAAATTGAGGCCAAGGGCAAAGATCGAAGGGAGATTGAGTTTTTTGCAAAATTTGTTCTTTGTTCCAACAATGAACGAAATCCAATAATTATTCCCAAAGAGGAGGTACGGTTTTGGGTCCGCAAAATCAATCTGATTGAAAAGGACAATATTCATCTCCGGGGACAGATGGCGGCAGAAATTCCGCATTTCTTAAATTTTCTTCTTTGCCGGGAACTCTCTTCTAAAAATGAATCCCGGATGTGGTTTCATCCATTAACCCTCGACACACCAGCCTTACAGAAAATCAAAAAGTACAACACCAATAAGATTGAAATAGAAATGGCTGCTTATTGTTATGAGGTAATGGATGGTTTGAAACAAACCAAATTGCGATGTTGCCCCAAAGACCTTATGGACGTATTGCGCGAATCAGGGTTACGTGCTGATATTAACATCATCCGAAATATACTAAAAGACAGTTGGGGTCTGAATTCTGAAAAGAACGGTGAATACAGTTTTTATCTTATTGGCATTGATGGAGAATTCATCCCGGTGAAAAGAAAAGGACGATACATGGAAATTGAAATATCGGTGGTAGATAAAATACTGTTGTAATGTTGAGTTTTAGATTTAAAGCATTGAATGATAATAATTTTAACAACACAACACGGCCACAACAATCCCACAACAATTTTTATTCTGTTGAATTCCAACTGCGACAAATCAGACTTTTGTTGTGCTTTTGTTGTGTTTGTAATGATTTGACAAAATGTGTTTTAACCTCATTTACAACAAAACAACAAAAAATTGACGACTATGGCATTACAGGAAATAAAACAAATAAGTATCAGGCAATACCTGGCAGATTTGGGAATCTACCCAGCAAAAGACAGTTCCCGTTACGGAATGTATAATTCGCCCTTCAGAGAGGACCGTAACGCAAGTTTGAAAGTAGATTATCCTAAAAATCTGTGGATAGACTACGGCGCAAATGAAGGCGGAACATTGATCGACCTGGTGATGAGAATGGAGCATTGTTCTCTGCATGAAGCCATCACAATGTTGGAACGAAAATACAGTCGTGCGGACATAGGTACGTTCCAAAATGCCAATATACCAACAAGTAATTTTTCTTTTCACCGGAAGAATGCGGATTCGGATCTTAAATCACCTGAATCATCAATAATGTTACAGAACGTTCAACCAATCAGTAATCCGGCATTGATTGAGTATCTGAAGGAGCGCCAGATCAGTATAGACATTGCCCGGA is a window from the Aquipluma nitroreducens genome containing:
- a CDS encoding primase-helicase family protein → MKGKINDCGKYIRIGTTLYKTVQRPLISGDYIEEKIPWSYETLRQDYGKNNLPEIEKYDGFCIIPDHVNYKQVHGTYLNQYEPISHLPSSGDFPNIRSFLNHIFGEQIELGMDYLQILYTRPTQMLPILLLVSNERNTGKTTFLRFLKMIFGKNATFNTNEDFRSQFNADWANRLLVLVDELLLNKMEDTEKIKNLSTAGDYKIEAKGKDRREIEFFAKFVLCSNNERNPIIIPKEEVRFWVRKINLIEKDNIHLRGQMAAEIPHFLNFLLCRELSSKNESRMWFHPLTLDTPALQKIKKYNTNKIEIEMAAYCYEVMDGLKQTKLRCCPKDLMDVLRESGLRADINIIRNILKDSWGLNSEKNGEYSFYLIGIDGEFIPVKRKGRYMEIEISVVDKILL
- a CDS encoding ATP-binding protein; protein product: MAIHINVEKLISGKIVEGERIEYKKGWNPAAIYRTICAFANDFENIGGGYIIVGAEEEKGRAKRPVTGIATNELDSIQKKMVEFNKMINPHYDPKISIETIDNASILVIWVPGGNQRPYEVPEDVTIKKDKKYRYYIRRYASTVQADKDERDELISLTRQTPFDDRINTQASVEDISPLLVREYLQNVKSSLIEQIETTPINDIYRAMDLVSGPDELLYPKNIALMMFNYRPEKFFPYSRIEIVEFPNGLGDPVFYEKPTITGPVYLQIQKALAQLESIVLKERIYKLPDRAEAERIWNYPFRALEESVVNALYHRNWEVREPVEIRILPDCIEIVNQGGPDRSVKMEELQKGIIHNRRYRNRRIGDFLKELDMTEGRGTGIPIIRKEMEKNGSPEPRFETDENHSYFITTLPIHPAFLLEEEMSEGVHKGVKLSDGQHDAIFNLIHEGVNEGVNEGVNENVYDIINILKNVAGLNAVEIASRTKRGLSTVERYLRLLRKKEIVEFKGVPKTGGYYLTKKAKDKLK
- the istB gene encoding IS21-like element helper ATPase IstB — protein: MRQMKFFGMVRAFRTSIENGSMIQMTGDEMVSMLIDAEWDDRNNRRIERQMRNAKFRYKANIEQLHFDIDRNLDKNQFMRMAECTFIGRKENLLITGSTGIGKSFIASAIGNQACTLGFKVLYANTTKLFTRLKMAKADGSYIREVAKIERQDLLILDDFGLQPLDASNRSVLMEIVEDRHGNRSTIITSQLPVAQWYEVIGEQTIADAILDRIVHDAHRMELVGESIRRRQRNKIVETVESE
- the istA gene encoding IS21 family transposase — translated: MSKVRSIIRLYTEGVSKQSIGERTGLPRNSVKKYIRLFLASGKSPQEIQLMSDTELEQMFLDMVPRNHIENDLRYQSLEAFFPTMEKALKIRGNTKEKLWEQYFEQHPAGYRFSQFKHYYLLWKKVRNPVMHIEHKAGEKMYVDYAGEKLKVLDPETLDITEVEVFVAILGASQLTYVEASYTQQKEDFINSCENALHYFGGVPNAIVTDNLKSAVIKSNRYEPTLNEAFRDFVSYYSMAALPAAPYKPKHKALVEGAVKIIYRSIYSILKGNVYSCIELLNSAIREALEAHNNRPLTGRPFSRRQLFEDTERHFLHPLPEKRYELKRRYIASVMKNNYVCLAEDKHYYSVPYHFIGKKVTLLYSQSEVEIYHRYERIAVHKRNRHLFGHTTITDHLASQHRFMSDWNPDKFIERAAEVGPQTKEYIIQLLNARQHPEQTYRSCQGVLSFSVRAGKERLNNACLRALQYGDYSYQTIRVILEKGLDRNVDDQQHVDQSMPPHLNIRGKNYYR
- a CDS encoding tyrosine-type recombinase/integrase, with the translated sequence MFNYANSGVTVSSILDNRRATNDNLYPIKIRVTFQRIRKYYSTGKYLKSEAWEKLPETKSKKMLSIRFDIQNTFDIVKDTVQGLLYEGGFSFEALNSRLNKSPSDTLNAGFKIKIQALLDNEQVGTHLFYQDALKSVESYGGENISYTVVTVDWLKCYEKYMLKLGRAYTTIGMYCRAIRSIINEAKRAGIIKENQYPFGNGKYEIPTGTGRKLALTLQQIKSVASHSDGTETTEKYRDMWFFSYLCNGINFADMLTLKYSNIRNGEICFLRAKTTRTSKVKKEVCAILTPEMNAIIKKWGNKSQKPDEYIFKYLTGKETPFKEKDVIKSVTKLCNKRLKKIGTTLGIESLSTYTARHSYATVLKRSGANIAYISESLGHNDLKTTENYLASFERDERVKNASLLTNFGE